One Dysidea avara chromosome 7, odDysAvar1.4, whole genome shotgun sequence genomic region harbors:
- the LOC136260648 gene encoding uncharacterized protein translates to MDMICQSEDMLEQFEENWRKFVGVILSYSKTIPFQTKELKQILEELGDDYDVSTDNLTEVEHIAALKCVASFLVPKRKKQEKKDHHSVIPFLLIDVPNLTPERECVDSASTYPSIVRKFDADNSIAATYSIYVEEEDIIKCPDFISALYVVFSLHYIFNISYHPKLNDLFTFLQERIFEIPGDQKRISLTLSNFMVAISVASKD, encoded by the exons ATGGACATGATTTGTCAGTCTGAAGATATGTTGGAACAGTTTGAAGAAAACTGGAGAAAATTTGTTGGAGTTATTTTGTCGTACAGCAAAACAATACCATTTCAAACTAAGGAACTAAAGCAAATTCTGGAGGAGTTAGGTGATGATTATGATG TCTCCACAGATAATCTCACTGAAGTTGAACATATAGCAGCTCTGAAGTGTGTGGCATCATTTTTAGTGCCAAAAAGAAAGAAACAGGAGAAGAAAGATCATCACAGTGTTATACCCTTTCTTCTAATTGATGTCCCT AATTTAACACCAGAAAGGGAGTGTGTTGATAGTGCTAGCACTTATCCTTCCATTGTGAGGAAGTTTGATGCAGACAACAGCATTGCTGCTACTTATAGTATCTACGTTGAAGAGGAAGATATCATCAAATGTCCAGACTTTATCAGTGCCCTGTACGTGGTGTTTTCACTCCATTATATTTTCAATATTTCCTATCACCCAAAATTAaatgatttgtttacatttcTACAAGAAAGAATTTTTGAAATTCCTGGTGATCAGAAAAGGATATCTCTTACTCTTTCCAACTTTATGGTTGCAATTTCAGTAGCCAGCAAGGACTGA